In Rattus norvegicus strain BN/NHsdMcwi chromosome 3, GRCr8, whole genome shotgun sequence, a genomic segment contains:
- the Or4f47 gene encoding olfactory receptor Olr792 codes for MDGGNHSVVSEFLLLGLTNSWRIQILLFLFFTVFYVASMLGNLLIVLTIISDHHLHSPMYFLLANLSFIDTGVSSIATPKMISDLFRKHKAISLNGCITQMFFIHTVGGTEMVLLIVMAYDRYTAICKPLHYLTIMSLRMCIVLVALAWTIGLIHSVAQLAFVVSLPFCGANKMDSFYCDFPRFIKLACTDTYRLEFLVTANSGFISMATFFILIVSYLFILVTVHKHSSGASSKALSTLSAHITVVILFFGPCIIVYVWPFPTLPIDKFLAIFDAIITPSMNPVIYTLRNNEMKVAIRKLFVRALSIIGSLRASD; via the coding sequence ATGGATGGAGGAAATCACTCAGTGGTATCAGAATTTTTGTTGCTAGGCCTCACCAATTCATGGAGAATTCAGATTCTCCTTTTTCTGTTCTTCACAGTATTTTATGTAGCAAGCATGCTGGGAAATCTGCTCATTGTGCTCACAATCATCTCAGACCATCACCTGCACTCCCCCATGTACTTCCTGCTGGCAAACCTCTCCTTCATTGATACAGGTGTGTCCAGCATTGCTACTCCAAAGATGATTTCTGACCTCTTCAGAAAGCACAAAGCCATCTCCTTGAACGGGTGCATCACTCAGATGTTCTTCATTCACACTGTTGGGGGAACAGAGATGGTGTTGCTCATAGTCATGGCCTATGACAGGTACACTGCTATCTGTAAGCCCCTCCACTACCTCACCATCATGAGTCTCAGAATGTGCATTGTTCTTGTGGCTCTTGCTTGGACCATTGGCCTGATCCATTCTGTGGCCCAGCTGGCTTTTGTTGTAAGTTTACCCTTCTGTGGAGCTAATAAAATGGACAGCTTTTATTGTGATTTTCCTCGGTTCATCAAGCTTGCATGTACAGATACATACAGACTGGAGTTCCTGGTCACTGCCAACAGTGGTTTCATCTCCATGGCCACTTTCTTCATCCTGATTGTGTCTTACCTCTTCATCCTGGTCACGGTTCATAAACACTCCTCAGGTGCTTCCTCCAAGGCCCTCTCCACTCTCTCGGCTCACATCACTGTGGTGATTTTGTTCTTTGGTCCTTGCATTATTGTCTATGTGTGGCCTTTCCCTACTTTACCCATAGATAAATTTTTGGCGATTTTTGATGCCATTATCACTCCTTCTATGAATCCTGTCATCTACACGCTGAGAAATAATGAGATGAAGGTTGCAATAAGGAAACTCTTTGTTAGAGCTTTAAGTATCATTGGCAGTTTAAGAGCTTCAGATTGA